CTCATTTACTGATGAGACAACAAAATTCCGTTGGGTTTATCCATTACACGACCGTCGCGAGGACTCTATCCTCGATGTTTTTACTACGATACTAGCTTTTATTAAAAACCAGTTTCAGGCCAGTGTCTTGGTTATACAAATGGACCGTGGTTCTGAGTATACTAACAGAACTCTCCATAAATTCCTTGAAAAAAATGGTATAACTCCATGCTATACAACCACAGCGGATTCCCGAGCACATGGAGTCGCTGAACGGCTAAACCGTACCTTATTAGATGACTGCCGTACTCAACTGCAATGTAGTGGTTTACCGAACCATTTATGGTTCTCTGCAATCGAATTTTCTACTATTGTGAGAAATTCACTAGCTTCACCTAAAAGCAAAAAATCTGCAAGACAACATGCTGGCTTGGCAGGACTTGATATCAGTACTTTGTTACCTTTCGGTCAACCTGTTATCGTCAATGATCACAACCCTAACTCCAAAATACATCCTCGTGGCATCCCAGGCTACGCTCTACATCCGTCTCGAAACTCTTATGGATATATCATCTATCTTCCATCCTTAAAGAAGACAGTAGATACAACTAACTATGTTATTCTTCAGGGCAAGGAATCCAGATTAGATCAATTCAATTACGACGCACTCACTTTCGATGAAGACTTAAACCGTTTAACTGCTTCATATCATTCGTTCATTGCGTCAAATGAGATCCAACAATCCAATGATCTTAACATAGAATCTGACCATGACTTCCAATCCGACATTGAACTACATCCTGAGCAACCGAGAAATGTCCTTTCAAAGAACTGAAAATCAAAGTCCATCACACGCTTTTCATAAGGCAGATGGGCTTTTTTTAATCGTCTTTCCTGAAGGAGCGCTTCTCGTTCACGAAGTTCTTCACTCAAGAGTTCATGAAGGCCCTCTACTAAGGAAATATCCGCATGCTCATCTAAGAACTCTGGTAAGAGCTGACGCACACGATCGAGTTTTAAATGGTCCAATTGGTTGAGTAATTGATGATAAGTTGTCATAAGCGCTCCCTTCACAATAAATCGTAGGCTTGAAGATTCTCATCCACATAAGCCTCTAGTTCGTCTTCTTCAAGATGTTTGAAGACATCTGATTTAAGAATTTCAACGTAATCTTCACGGCGATAATTAAAGGGACGGTCGC
The sequence above is drawn from the Brachyspira hampsonii genome and encodes:
- a CDS encoding integrase catalytic domain-containing protein — encoded protein: MLAHANAQTIRYSLKNNTITYFNESDVDWSSAIDYQCPDCLIGKSTKHRHIKGSRLKYQNSYEPFQYLHTDIFGPVHNLPKSAPSYFISFTDETTKFRWVYPLHDRREDSILDVFTTILAFIKNQFQASVLVIQMDRGSEYTNRTLHKFLEKNGITPCYTTTADSRAHGVAERLNRTLLDDCRTQLQCSGLPNHLWFSAIEFSTIVRNSLASPKSKKSARQHAGLAGLDISTLLPFGQPVIVNDHNPNSKIHPRGIPGYALHPSRNSYGYIIYLPSLKKTVDTTNYVILQGKESRLDQFNYDALTFDEDLNRLTASYHSFIASNEIQQSNDLNIESDHDFQSDIELHPEQPRNVLSKN